One genomic window of Ornithodoros turicata isolate Travis unplaced genomic scaffold, ASM3712646v1 Chromosome23, whole genome shotgun sequence includes the following:
- the LOC135373337 gene encoding uncharacterized protein LOC135373337: MISVKTRCHDGHELTWESQPVVNGRPAGNLLLSGSIFFSGANAAPTLRMLKHINVQTFSLTTFYRYQSCFLVPAVEKVWSLEQRQLLDQLDDQAVDVSADGRCDSPGFCAKYMTYSIHVDQLNKIIHSVQVQLAENERVTASVNMEKEALIRSIQFLKERGIKLNSITTDRHPAIRTYLEKEEPAIRHFFDIWHISKSVKKKLTAISKSANCHSLERWIQATSNHLYWCAKASGGDARLTTDAWLSIQNHVVDIHSHHNGSYPRCLHGPITDGDWLDPDSLAYKKFKEVTGNPRLLKDVAQMSANTQTYALESFHSLLIRFAPKSVAFSPEGMLCRTRLAALHYNENAQRSQAETLRGDLRWKIKNSKAKQGHQVACPVKTAPTFAYIAKLLAEAEVQCRSHASFQEASKQKQTRSFPAPMSHSRQQLPKEVIVAARVSRLGT; the protein is encoded by the exons ATGATAAGTGTGAAAACCCGGTGCCACGATGGACATGAGCTGACATGGGAGAGTCAACCTGTGGTCAATGGAAGGCCAGCCGGAAACCTTCTGCTGTCAGGTTCCATATTCTTCTCTGGAGCAAATGCAGCACCAACTCTGCGAATGCTGAAGCACATAAACGTGCAAACGTTCAGCCTCACAACATTTTACAGATACCAAAGCTGCTTTCTTGTTCCAGCCGTAGAGAAG GTCTGGTCATTGGAGCAGAGGCAACTTCTAGACCAGCTGGATGACCAGGCAGTAGATGTATCGGCAGATGGGAGGTGTGACTCTCCTGGGTTCTGTGCAAAATATATGACATATAGTATCCATGTGGATCAACTGAACAAAATAATTCATTCCGTCCAAGTTCAACTGGCAGAG AACGAGAGGGTGACAGCAAGTGTCAACATGGAAAAAGAGGCGCTCATCAGGAGTATTCAGTTTCTAAAGGAGCGAG GCATAAAGCTGAACTCCATAACAACAGACCGTCACCCTGCCATAAGAACGTACCTTGAGAAGGAAGAACCAGCGATAAGGCACTTTTTCGACATTTGGCATATCTCAAAAA GTGTGAAAAAAAAGCTGACCGCGATCAGCAAAAGCGCCAACTGCCACAGCCTAGAGAGGTGGATCCAGGCAACGTCTAACCACCTGTACTGGTGTGCAAAAGCCAGTGGAGGAGATGCTCGGCTGACAACAGATGCATGGCTAAGCATCCAGAATCATGTTGTGGATATTCACAGTCACCATAATGGATCCTACCCACGCTGCCTTCATGGTCCAATCACAGATGGAGACTGGCTTGACCccg ATTCTTTGgcttacaaaaaattcaaaGAAGTGACTGGGAACCCACGCCTTCTCAAAGATGTTGCCCAGATGTCTGCCAACACTCAAACTTATGCCCTTGAAAGCTTCCACAGCCTCCTGATCAGGTTCGCGCCAAAATCTGTGGCGTTTTCTCCCGAGGGCATGCTTTGCAG GACTAGACTGGCTGCTCTGCATTATAATGAAAATGCCCAACGCAGCCAAGCGGAGACACTACGTGGGGACCTACGTTGGAAAATCAAGAACTCCAAAGCGAAGCAGGGACACCAAGTGGCTTGTCCTGTCAAGACTGCCCCTACATTTG CCTACATTGCAAAGCTGCTTGCTGAAGCAGAAGTGCAGTGCAGGTCGCATGCGTCATTTCAGGAGGCAAGCAAGCAAAAGCAGACACGGAGCTTCCCAGCGCCGATGAGCCACTCGAGGCAACAACTGCCTAAAGAAGTCATCGTGGCTGCCAGGGTGTCAAGACTAGGCACCTGA